One genomic region from Metallosphaera tengchongensis encodes:
- a CDS encoding XdhC family protein, with amino-acid sequence MDVLIFSSSREAEMEEPVFCDRDTVKVDESKCKGRSLGIAPIVARMLKMLGYKVTVVDPFAEEGEYEADQVIRGNTFQIPDELVKGKYVVVATKHVYDTWALMKAILGEAKEVSAVMSVKRAKVILKRLIEAGISKDKLLPLRIPAGLDLNGQDENEIALSIVAEIVAVNRGGTGIPLRDKKGLSKVVEEL; translated from the coding sequence ATGGATGTTCTCATATTCTCTTCGAGCAGAGAGGCCGAGATGGAGGAACCAGTTTTCTGTGACAGGGACACAGTGAAGGTGGATGAAAGTAAGTGCAAAGGCAGGAGTCTAGGGATAGCTCCCATAGTCGCTAGGATGCTTAAGATGCTGGGTTACAAGGTTACTGTCGTTGATCCCTTTGCAGAGGAGGGAGAGTATGAGGCAGATCAGGTCATTAGGGGGAACACATTTCAAATACCTGATGAGCTTGTCAAGGGCAAATACGTGGTGGTAGCGACTAAGCACGTTTACGACACTTGGGCTCTTATGAAGGCGATTCTAGGCGAGGCGAAGGAAGTGTCTGCTGTAATGAGCGTTAAGAGGGCGAAGGTAATACTCAAGAGGTTAATCGAAGCAGGGATTTCCAAGGATAAGCTTCTCCCCCTAAGGATACCTGCAGGATTGGACCTCAACGGCCAGGACGAGAACGAAATAGCCCTCAGTATAGTGGCAGAAATTGTAGCTGTAAATAGGGGAGGGACAGGAATTCCATTGAGGGACAAGAAGGGATTGTCTAAAGTCGTTGAGGAACTTTGA
- a CDS encoding M28 family peptidase has product MNPSVFEFLELGEATHGSPQESKILDTISHGFPEHTVVNITTKYWEVNSSAVYVNGERLEGVVMPYTKGCVKGKIGREIGLFQMPSHPFLLKSLPLSQYEGVLIYEEGKLRKIVLPQGSPPSFFIPRKVEGIAEICSENELVTVSSRNVEVKVRDGDSYILFLAHVDHWLTGFHDNLFSVGLLMDLKKDLEKLNLKHGVKIVFLSSEEGPRCCTGSMQYPTKDVFSVISIDATYPSRVVYSSTPDLWSLSSHFNLKRVEMPTPFSDHFPFVAKGIPGLVLYNDDMIGVYHSNTDLPIPSDDGYYKELKSSLIKFTLELDSKTKEELDEKFFEVARQRGYRGDVRDGALVPDPETLLTKFRVESS; this is encoded by the coding sequence ATGAACCCTTCCGTTTTTGAGTTTCTTGAACTAGGAGAAGCAACGCATGGAAGCCCTCAGGAATCAAAAATCCTGGATACAATTAGCCATGGATTTCCTGAGCATACGGTAGTAAACATAACAACGAAGTACTGGGAGGTCAACAGCTCTGCAGTATACGTCAACGGTGAGAGACTGGAGGGAGTTGTAATGCCTTATACAAAGGGATGCGTAAAAGGGAAAATAGGGAGGGAGATCGGTCTGTTCCAAATGCCTTCCCATCCCTTCCTTTTGAAGAGTTTACCATTATCCCAGTACGAAGGGGTGCTCATTTATGAGGAAGGGAAATTGAGGAAAATAGTCTTACCACAGGGATCTCCCCCTTCCTTCTTCATCCCTAGGAAGGTGGAGGGGATTGCGGAGATCTGTTCCGAAAATGAGCTGGTTACTGTGAGCTCAAGGAACGTGGAGGTAAAGGTAAGGGATGGCGACTCCTATATCCTTTTCCTAGCCCATGTAGACCATTGGCTTACAGGGTTTCACGACAACCTATTCTCTGTTGGCCTTCTCATGGACCTGAAAAAGGACTTAGAGAAGCTTAACCTCAAACACGGAGTAAAGATAGTTTTTCTTAGCTCTGAGGAGGGCCCAAGATGCTGTACGGGATCCATGCAGTATCCGACTAAAGACGTGTTCTCTGTAATCTCAATCGATGCGACCTATCCCAGTAGGGTGGTCTACTCCTCTACCCCAGATCTATGGTCACTTTCATCTCATTTCAACCTAAAGAGGGTGGAGATGCCCACTCCTTTCTCAGATCATTTCCCCTTCGTTGCGAAAGGTATTCCAGGATTAGTCCTATACAACGATGACATGATAGGGGTATATCATTCCAACACTGATCTTCCCATCCCATCTGACGATGGGTATTACAAGGAGCTCAAAAGTTCCTTAATAAAGTTCACTTTAGAGTTGGATTCCAAGACGAAGGAGGAGCTAGACGAAAAATTCTTCGAGGTAGCTAGGCAGAGGGGGTATAGGGGAGATGTCAGGGATGGCGCCCTAGTTCCAGATCCTGAGACCTTGCTGACCAAATTCAGGGTTGAATCCTCTTGA
- a CDS encoding metallopeptidase TldD-related protein, whose product MRLTVSQEQIIKESNGGTWITYESKSETTVTRYISESGWTPSVTRDPKPEPLCKSFIHNSVSSWEKARKVLERINEGNRIEIRKVTRKVQWEDYECVEEKVVNFISFKGRKFAYTGDPNDIPSVLEFLREEKDFRPSPVFVEKATVILDPDAVSNLLVGLVSMLRGDSPQISSDERGLPDITLYDEPTIPYSHAFAYFDDEGVATNRKELIGNGQVINYLGTRTTKVGSPGNARGFVPKPDFFNMVLKPGDWKLNELIQESKNAFLVMGSHGSELVKKSLRIRPRRVIQLGGGEISLRELAVPLAELSTLDAVTADSRFVYLDDDHGALAPFVRLRARFLY is encoded by the coding sequence ATGAGGCTCACAGTATCTCAAGAGCAGATAATAAAGGAAAGTAACGGGGGTACTTGGATAACTTACGAGTCTAAATCGGAAACGACGGTGACCAGGTACATCAGCGAATCTGGTTGGACCCCCTCAGTAACCAGGGATCCAAAACCTGAACCTCTCTGCAAGTCTTTCATCCACAATTCAGTTTCGTCCTGGGAAAAGGCAAGAAAAGTCCTCGAAAGGATAAACGAAGGGAATAGGATTGAAATAAGAAAAGTAACGAGAAAAGTTCAATGGGAGGACTATGAATGTGTAGAGGAAAAAGTCGTTAATTTCATCTCCTTCAAGGGTAGGAAGTTCGCCTACACTGGAGATCCAAATGATATTCCAAGTGTGTTGGAGTTCCTGAGAGAGGAGAAAGATTTCAGACCTTCCCCTGTCTTTGTGGAGAAGGCCACCGTGATTCTAGACCCAGACGCTGTCTCCAATCTCCTTGTAGGTTTGGTGTCAATGCTGAGGGGAGACTCTCCCCAGATCTCCAGCGACGAGAGGGGGCTACCGGACATCACACTCTACGACGAACCGACAATTCCTTACTCCCATGCCTTTGCGTACTTTGATGATGAGGGCGTTGCAACCAATAGGAAAGAACTGATAGGAAACGGGCAGGTTATTAATTACTTAGGTACAAGGACTACTAAGGTGGGCTCTCCAGGTAACGCAAGGGGATTTGTTCCTAAACCTGACTTCTTTAATATGGTTCTTAAGCCCGGAGATTGGAAGTTAAACGAGCTTATTCAGGAGTCAAAGAACGCGTTCTTAGTCATGGGCTCTCATGGCTCAGAACTTGTCAAGAAAAGCCTAAGGATAAGACCTAGGAGAGTAATCCAATTGGGGGGTGGGGAGATAAGTTTGAGAGAGTTAGCAGTTCCCTTGGCTGAACTGTCTACGTTGGACGCGGTTACCGCAGATTCCCGCTTCGTCTATCTTGATGACGACCATGGAGCTCTAGCTCCGTTTGTTAGGCTGAGGGCAAGGTTTCTCTACTGA
- the dcd gene encoding dCTP deaminase: MIYTHQTIKKSLGTLLLNYVEDNVKENGYDLRICGEKYWRVTGNSELPDKRSDLEEREFKDIAVLEPGNTYLFESCEEVRMPNDTIGLMTMRSTLARNGFLSPPTVIDAGYYGKITIAISTTRGGKLRKGMGVIHLIFMKLESSTERPYQGKYQGGRLI; encoded by the coding sequence ATGATTTACACCCACCAGACTATTAAGAAGTCTTTAGGCACCTTACTGTTGAACTACGTAGAGGATAATGTAAAGGAAAACGGGTACGACCTCCGAATCTGTGGTGAGAAGTATTGGAGGGTAACGGGAAATTCAGAACTCCCAGACAAGAGGAGCGACCTGGAGGAGCGCGAGTTTAAGGATATCGCAGTCCTTGAGCCTGGAAACACTTACCTGTTTGAAAGTTGTGAAGAAGTAAGGATGCCCAACGACACGATCGGACTGATGACTATGAGGAGCACCCTAGCTAGAAACGGCTTCCTTTCTCCGCCAACGGTCATAGATGCAGGCTATTACGGGAAAATAACCATAGCAATCTCAACTACTCGAGGTGGGAAGCTCAGAAAGGGGATGGGAGTAATTCATCTCATCTTCATGAAGCTGGAATCGTCCACGGAGAGACCCTATCAGGGGAAGTACCAGGGCGGTAGACTGATATAG
- a CDS encoding BadF/BadG/BcrA/BcrD ATPase family protein has protein sequence MIVVGVDGGGTKTKATCIECRGGVGTLVSSYETEGSNFHNVGIKTATKRIKEAIDRCTEGRTPDLVVMGLAGLDSRYDFNVLRENLSSVGKEVIMDNDSFFILYGETRGKNGVIAISGTGSVVLGIKDGEKVRAEGAGWFLSDTGSAYWVGRETLRYLTRCLQGIESSSMLSETVMRSLKLKDLDDLIYWTYHRKHRVEMVASISRLVDKASSRGDEIAQGILKRASREFGRSVLHVVRKTNVSEVYVLGGMFKSKAYMEEFKNLMGENNVRVLPVDKDPSMGSVLYGLDKVNCKLNGY, from the coding sequence ATGATAGTTGTAGGTGTTGATGGAGGGGGTACCAAGACTAAGGCTACGTGTATAGAGTGCAGGGGAGGAGTCGGAACGTTAGTCTCCTCCTATGAGACAGAAGGCTCGAATTTCCACAACGTGGGGATAAAGACAGCCACCAAAAGGATAAAGGAAGCCATAGATAGGTGTACCGAAGGGAGGACCCCAGACCTGGTTGTCATGGGACTTGCGGGACTGGACTCCAGATACGACTTCAACGTATTGCGGGAAAACCTTTCCTCGGTTGGAAAGGAGGTGATCATGGACAACGACTCTTTCTTTATCCTTTACGGCGAAACGCGGGGAAAAAACGGCGTGATCGCCATATCCGGTACTGGTAGCGTTGTACTGGGCATAAAAGATGGAGAGAAAGTGAGGGCTGAGGGAGCTGGATGGTTTCTATCCGATACCGGTTCAGCGTATTGGGTGGGTAGGGAGACCTTGAGATATTTGACCAGGTGTCTTCAGGGAATAGAAAGTAGCTCCATGCTGTCTGAGACCGTAATGAGAAGTTTAAAGCTAAAGGACCTTGACGATCTGATTTACTGGACTTACCACAGGAAGCATAGGGTGGAAATGGTGGCCTCGATATCCAGGCTCGTGGATAAGGCATCTTCAAGGGGAGATGAGATCGCTCAGGGAATCCTCAAGAGGGCCTCAAGGGAATTCGGCAGGTCAGTGTTACACGTTGTGAGGAAGACCAACGTTAGTGAGGTTTACGTCCTAGGCGGAATGTTCAAATCCAAGGCGTACATGGAAGAATTCAAAAACCTTATGGGAGAGAACAACGTTCGCGTACTCCCAGTTGATAAGGACCCGTCCATGGGGTCTGTACTCTATGGATTGGACAAGGTTAATTGTAAGCTGAACGGTTATTAA
- the tsaA gene encoding tRNA (N6-threonylcarbamoyladenosine(37)-N6)-methyltransferase TrmO — MISYRPIGYIEVEGEPSRGKESLIVIHEEFVEGLVGLDQFSHCIVIYHLDRTNSFELIKRRNGHEVGVFATRSPNRPNPIGISVAEILEVTENKVKVRGVNAYNGTPVLDLKPYDRWDSVQNPKVPSWHQVQ; from the coding sequence TTGATTTCCTATAGACCCATTGGTTACATTGAGGTGGAAGGCGAACCGTCTAGAGGAAAGGAATCGTTAATAGTTATACACGAGGAGTTTGTTGAAGGATTGGTGGGGTTAGATCAGTTCTCCCACTGTATCGTTATCTATCACTTAGATAGGACCAACTCCTTCGAACTAATTAAAAGAAGAAATGGGCACGAGGTTGGAGTTTTTGCCACTAGAAGTCCAAACAGACCTAACCCCATTGGAATTTCGGTTGCGGAGATACTAGAGGTAACTGAGAACAAGGTAAAGGTGAGGGGAGTAAACGCTTACAACGGAACCCCAGTGCTTGACCTTAAACCCTACGACAGATGGGATAGCGTACAAAACCCTAAGGTTCCTAGCTGGCATCAAGTTCAGTAG